Proteins from a genomic interval of Rosa chinensis cultivar Old Blush chromosome 2, RchiOBHm-V2, whole genome shotgun sequence:
- the LOC112185408 gene encoding two pore calcium channel protein 1A isoform X1, translated as MEDPLLNGEGSSSPRRRGDLSRAKSFKRRSDAITFGSSYQKAAALVDLAEDGIGLPEQILDLSSFHSSAKYYFLYVRFSFLWALLYFALLILNFLEKPLWCATYTDHTCSDRDYYYLGQLPYLTPTESLIYEGITLIVLMVHIFFPISYVGFRLYWNSPLTHFKVICLLILVADLLAYVLYLSPVAFDSLPLRVAPYIRVIFFILNFRELRSCMLILAGMFGTYLNVLGLGLLFLLFSSWLAYVMFEDTDQGTLVFTSYGTTLYQMFVLFTTSNNPDVWIPAYKASRWYCLFFVLYVLLGVYFVTNLILAVVYDSFKSQLVKQVSEMDQTRKTILKKAFHLIEKDNAGYINKDQCIRLFEELNKYRTLPKISREEFELIFDELDDSGDFKINLDEFTDLCNAIALRFQKEDTPSWFEKVPSFYHSPFSEKLKAFIRSPKFGYIISFILIINLSAVIVETTLDIENNSAQKVWQSMEFILGWVYVLEMALKVYSFGFENYWRDGQNRFDFLVTLIIAIGETLTFAAPEGLTFLTNGEWIRYLLIARMLRLIRLLMHVQRCRAFIATFLTLIPSLMPYLGTIFCVMNIYCTLGVQIFGGIVNAGNANLEATDLYDNDYLLFNFNDYPNGMVTLFNLLVTGNWQDWMQSYKALTGTSWSLLYFVSFYLITVLLLLNLVVAFVLEAFFAEMDLESAEICENHKEVERVKGRHRSIGSKSRSQRVDTLLHHMLSAELNETQSSSA; from the exons atgGAGGACCCATTGCTTAACGGAGAAGGCAGTAGTAGTCCCCGACGCCGCGGCGATCTGTCCAGGGCCAAGAGCTTCAAACGCCGCTCCGATGCCATCACCTTCGGCTCTTCTTATCAGAAAGCAGCCGCTCTCGTCGacttg GCGGAAGACGGCATTGGCTTACCTGAGCAGATACTTGATCTCTCATCTTTTCATAGCTCTGCAAAATACTACTTCCTTTATGTGCGATTCAGCTTCCTCTGGGCCCTACTCTACTTCGCCCTCTTGATTCTCAATTTCCTTGAG AAACCTCTGTGGTGTGCCACGTATACTGATCATACTTGCAGTGACAGGGATTACTACTATCTCGGCCAATTGCCCTACTTGACTCCTACAGAGTCCCTTATTTATGAG GGCATAACACTGATTGTGCTCATGgtgcatattttctttccaatttCATATGTGGGGTTCCGTCTCTATTGGAATAGTCCTCTTACTCATTTCAAG GTCATATGCCTGTTAATTTTGGTTGCTGATTTGCTGGCTTATGTTCTCTATTTGTCTCCAGTTGCCTTTGATTCTCTCCCTTTACGGGTTGCTCCATATATCAGAGTCATCTTTTTCATATTGAACTTTAG GGAATTACGATCGTGCATGCTCATCTTGGCTGGAATGTTTGGCACATACTTGAACGTCTTG GGTTTAGGGCTTTTATTTCTTCTGTTTTCCAGTTGGCTAGCTTATGTCATGTTTGAAGATACTGACCAGGGGACATTGGTATTTACTTCATATGGTACCACATTATATCAGATGTTTGTATTATTCACCACATCCAACAATCCAGATGTCTGGATACCAGCCTACAA gGCTTCACGTTGGTATTGCTTGTTTTTTGTTCTGTACGTGTTGCTAGGAGTCTATTTTGTCACGAATTTGATCCTTGCCGTCGTGTATGACAGCTTCAAAAGTCAG CTTGTAAAGCAAGTTTCTGAGATGGACCAGACGAGGAAAACTATACTGAAGAAAGCCTTTCATTTAATAGAAAAGGAT AACGCTGGATATATCAATAAGGACCAGTGCATACGTTTGTTTGAGGAACTAAACAAATACAG GACTTTGCCAAAAATATCAAGAGAAGAATTTGAGCTGATATTTGATGAGCTGGATGACAGTGGAGACTTCAAG ATCAACCTAGACGAATTCACTGACCTCTGTAACGCCATTGCCCTAAGATTCCAGAAGGAGGATACT CCATCTTGGTTTGAAAAGGTCCCTTCGTTTTACCATTCTCCCTTCTCAGAGAAGTTGAAGGCCTTTATTCGGAGCCCCAAATTTGGATACATAATATCCTTCATACTCATAATCAATCTATCTGCTGTTATAGTTGAAACTACG CTTGACATAGAAAACAATTCTGCTCAGAAGGTATGGCAATCAATGGAGTTTATCCTTG GGTGGGTATATGTACTGGAAATGGCTCTGAAAGTCTATTCATTTGGATTTGAGAACTATTGGAGGGATGGCCAAAATCGGTTTGATTTTCTGGTCACATTGATTATAG CTATTGGAGAAACGCTAACTTTTGCTGCTCCAGAAGGACTAACTTTCCTTACAAACGGAGAATG GATTCGCTACCTCCTCATTGCAAGGATGTTACGATTGATTAGGCTCCTGATGCATGTCCAGCGTTGCCGAGCCTTTATCGCCACATTCTTAACTCTTATACCAAGTTTGATGCCATACCTTGGGACCATATTTTGTGTCATGAACATCTATTGTACGCTTGGTGTACAG ATCTTCGGCGGGATTGTTAATGCTGGAAATGCCAATTTGGAAGCAACAGATCTTTATGACAACGA CTATCTACTTTTCAACTTCAATGACTATCCAAATGGGATGGTGACACTTTTCAATTTACTAGTCACGGGAAACTGGCAAGATTGGATGCAG AGTTACAAGGCTTTAACAGGAACTTCTTGGAGCCTTCTATATTTTGTCAGTTTCTATCTTATAACCGTCTTACTTCTACTGAATTTG